One Corynebacterium aurimucosum genomic window, CGTCCTGGAGAAGGACGGCAAGGTCGGTGCCCTCGAAGTCAAGAACGTGCTGACCGGTGAGACCAGCGAGCTGGATTTGACCGCCATGTTCGTAGCCATTGGCCACGACCCGCGCTCCGGCTTCCTCAACGGCCAGGTAGAGACCGATGAGGCTGGCTACGTGGTGGTACAGCAGCCCTCCACTAAGACCTCGCTGCCAGGTGTCTTTGCCTGTGGTGACTTGGTGGATGACCACTACCAGCAGGCCATCACCGCTGCGGGCTCCGGCTGCCGCGCGGCCATTGATGCGGAACATTTCCTGGCTGAGAACCGTTAGTAATCACATGAGCAACATTAAAAACGTCACTACTGATTCCTTCCGCGCTGACGTCGTAGAGGCAGGCAAGCCAGTCGTCGTGGACTTCTGGGCCGAATGGTGTGGTCCGTGTAAGAAGCTGTCCCCGATCCTTGAGGAGGTCGCCGAAGAACTCGGTGAGGACGTCTCCGTAGTCAAGGTCAACGTGGATGAAGAACGCACTTTGGGTGCCATGTTCCAGATCATGTCCATCCCATCTGTGCTGATTTTCAAGGACGGCGAGAAGGTCGATGAGTTCGTTGGCTTGCGTTCCAAGGCCGACATCGTGGCGCAGGTAAAGAAACAGCTCTAACTGGTATTCTTTAACTCGTTGTTGGCGCACTGTAGTGCGCCTCCTTGATCACGAAAGGGGTAGGTGTGAACCGCGTTTTACGTGTAGGTGACCAGAGCGTTCGGGTCGCCGAAGCACGCGCAACCCTTGCCCGCCTCGGCCTGATGACTGACTACCAGGGGACGTTGTCCGACTGGAAGAAGCAAAAGTACTCCGAAGCCGATAAGCACTTTGATAGCGAGCTAGCGGAAGTACTTAAGGCCTTCCAGCAATCACGCGGCATTGTGCCCAGCGGCGATATCGATGAACTCACTTTGCGTGAACTGCGCCAAGCCTCCTACACCTTGGGTGCGCGCGTGCTGGCCTATGAGCCTGGCAACGTGCAGGTGGGCGACGATGTCTCCCAGTTGCAGCAACAGCTCCAGGAGCTCGGCTTCTACCAGGAGCGCATCGACGGCAATTTCGGTGCCCGCACCTATGCAGCGCTGGCGGAATACCAATTGAACTCTGGACTGCGCAGTGACGGAATTTGTGGCCCGGAGACCATCAACGCGCTCAACCTACTGGGTCGGCGCATCACCGGCGGATCAGCGCACAACATCCAAGAGCGCGAGCGCGTCCGCAACGCAGGGCCCCAATTGGCCGGCAAGCGCGTTGTCATCGATCCCAGCCTGGGCGGTTTCAACAAGGGCCGTACGGTCAAGGGCCGCTTTGGTGACATCACTGAGGAAGAGATCCTCTGGGATTTGGCCGAGCGAGTTGCTGGCCGCATGATTGCCGCCGGCATGGAGACCATCATCTCCCGCCCGCGTACCGATGATCCCTCTATTCATGATCGCGCCGACATTGCCAATGCCTTTGGCGCTGACTTGGTCATTTCGCTCGCCTGCGACGAGTACCCCACAGAGAAGGCCAATGGCGTAGCCACCTTCTACTTCGGTTCTGAGTCCGGTAACTCCTCGCTCATTGGTGAAACGCTCTCCGGCTTCATCCAACGTGAGATCGTCGCCCGTACCGAACTGGGTAATTGCCGCAACCACGGCCGCACCTGGGCACTGCTGCGCCTGACCCAGATGCCGGTGGTGCAGGTCGTGCTGGGCTACCTAACCAGCCCCAAGGACGTGACTATTCTGGCCAACCCAGATCGCCGCGATGACATCGCCGAGGCCATCGTCGTCTCCGTCAAGCGCCTGTACCTTCTTGACGATGACACTGCCGTCACCGGCACCTACCGCTTCGACGAGCTGCTGCGCGCGGAGCGCTCTTCCTAACGAGCTTAGGGGGAACCATCCTGTATCTAGGCTAGGGCGCGGGCGAGGAGGTCCTCCACGGCGGCAGCCGTCAGCAGATCGAAAGCTGGGGGCAGCTCGAGTCGCAGGCGCGGGGTAATGGGGTGATCACGCTCCACCCTGAAACCGGCGGATTCCAGCGTTTCCACCGGTAGTAGGCCAATACGGCCGGGCTTAGCCCGCAGGAGATTCTCGGCGGCGCGAGCATCGCGGTAACCAAAGGCCTCAACGGCGCTAGCTTCGCGGGAGGTGAGGTGCATGATGGTGGCATCGAGAAGCACCGCCTCCAGGCCCTTCGCCGCGCGGTGCGATTTCACGAAAAGCGAGGACACCAGCACCGCGTCCTCCGAGACGGGGGAGGTGGGTAGCTTCGCGGCACCGGGGGCAAGATCGGGCGGGCAAAAGAACACTGTGGCCTCATCACCCACGGTAAAACCGCACTCACCACAGCGCAGCAGCGTGGCACTGATCCATGCTTCCTTCTCGAAAACAGGATCAGCGACCGTGGTCTTCAGCTCCCAGAAGATGGATCGAGCCGCCAAGGGGTTGATGGCAACACCTTCCTTGACGGCCTGAACGAGCATGGTCAGCTAGCTGCTTTCCTTACCCTCAATGAGGGCCAGAATACGCTCGAAATCTTCCTGGTCGCCGAATTCGACGACCATCTTGCCTTTGCGCTTGCCCATGGTGACGGTGACCTTGGTGTCGAAGCGATCGGCCAAGCGCTCAGCGGAATCAGTAAAGAATTGCGGCTGCGGGGCGGCAGGTTTCTTGGTTGGCTCAGCCGGCTTACCGTCCCGCTTATACAGGGTGACGGCTTCCTCCGTAGCGCGCACGGACAGGCCCTCGGCCACAATGCGGTTGGCAATGAGCTCCATGGCTTCAGCATCCGGCAGGCCCAGTAGCGCGCGGGCATGGCCACCGGACAAGGTGCCAGCGGCAACGCGCTTCTGCACATTGACCGGCAGCTTGAGCAAGCGGATCATGTTGGTGACTTGAGGGCGGGAGCGGCCGATGCGATCAGCCAGCTCGTTCTGGGTCACGCCGAATTCTTCCAGCAGCTGCTGGTAGGCGTGAGCCTCTTCCAGCGGGTTGAGCTGTACGCGGTGGATATTCTCCAAAAGCGCGTCCCGCAGGAGGTCATCATCCTTGGTATCGCGCACAATGGCCGGGATGGTGGCCAGGCCCGCCTTGGAGGAGGCACGCCAGCGGCGCTCACCCATGATGAGCTCGAAGCCACCCTCCTCAGCGGGGCGCACAACGACCGGTTGCAGCAGGCCAAACTCCTTGATGGAGTGGACCAGCTCCGCCAGCTCATCCTCGTCGAAGACAGTACGTGGCTGCTTCGGGTTGGGCATGATATCCCCGACGGAGATCTCGCGGTACGTCGCACCAATCACCGAAGGCTTGGCCTGCCGCTTCTTCGAGCCAGAAGACTGCTGGATGGTGGGCGCTCCCTGCACCTTTTTCGGCGCAGATCCGTGAGCCCCGCCTGTCGAAGCGCCAAGGATAA contains:
- a CDS encoding ParB/RepB/Spo0J family partition protein gives rise to the protein MADKKAEQKPEQRQGGLGKGLAALIPSGPGAPSRKPRLGDSAADIILGASTGGAHGSAPKKVQGAPTIQQSSGSKKRQAKPSVIGATYREISVGDIMPNPKQPRTVFDEDELAELVHSIKEFGLLQPVVVRPAEEGGFELIMGERRWRASSKAGLATIPAIVRDTKDDDLLRDALLENIHRVQLNPLEEAHAYQQLLEEFGVTQNELADRIGRSRPQVTNMIRLLKLPVNVQKRVAAGTLSGGHARALLGLPDAEAMELIANRIVAEGLSVRATEEAVTLYKRDGKPAEPTKKPAAPQPQFFTDSAERLADRFDTKVTVTMGKRKGKMVVEFGDQEDFERILALIEGKESS
- a CDS encoding N-acetylmuramoyl-L-alanine amidase codes for the protein MNRVLRVGDQSVRVAEARATLARLGLMTDYQGTLSDWKKQKYSEADKHFDSELAEVLKAFQQSRGIVPSGDIDELTLRELRQASYTLGARVLAYEPGNVQVGDDVSQLQQQLQELGFYQERIDGNFGARTYAALAEYQLNSGLRSDGICGPETINALNLLGRRITGGSAHNIQERERVRNAGPQLAGKRVVIDPSLGGFNKGRTVKGRFGDITEEEILWDLAERVAGRMIAAGMETIISRPRTDDPSIHDRADIANAFGADLVISLACDEYPTEKANGVATFYFGSESGNSSLIGETLSGFIQREIVARTELGNCRNHGRTWALLRLTQMPVVQVVLGYLTSPKDVTILANPDRRDDIAEAIVVSVKRLYLLDDDTAVTGTYRFDELLRAERSS
- the trxA gene encoding thioredoxin, whose amino-acid sequence is MSNIKNVTTDSFRADVVEAGKPVVVDFWAEWCGPCKKLSPILEEVAEELGEDVSVVKVNVDEERTLGAMFQIMSIPSVLIFKDGEKVDEFVGLRSKADIVAQVKKQL